A genomic region of Xanthomonas fragariae contains the following coding sequences:
- a CDS encoding efflux RND transporter periplasmic adaptor subunit, which yields MSRFWKITLLVVAVLVVVFVAMRMMGGSNHGKRSGTQDGNGAENSGPVPVTVVAATTQDVPVYASALGTVTALNTVTVSPQVGGQLMSLNFKEGQEVKKGDLLAQIDPRTLQASYDQALAAKRQNQALLATSRVNYQRSNDPAYKQYVSRTDLDTQRNQVSQYEAAVSANDAQMRSAQVQLQFTRVTAPIDGIAGIRGVDAGNIVSSTSTIVTLTQIRPIYVSFNLPERELQAVRSGQAAAPLGVAALDRGDAHVISGDGKLDVIDNRIAADSGTFGARAIFDNADNTLWPGQFVNVRLQLRTISDGTVVPTQAVQRGPDGDYVYVVGTDNTAQMRTVVQGVEVDDSRVQITKGLKPGERVVTEGQFRLKPGSKVSALKPGETPPEPTEAELKAAQNKQERGGGGRRDGGPR from the coding sequence ATGTCGCGTTTTTGGAAGATCACACTGCTGGTCGTAGCGGTGCTCGTCGTGGTGTTCGTCGCAATGCGGATGATGGGTGGGAGCAATCACGGCAAGCGGTCCGGCACGCAGGACGGCAATGGCGCCGAAAACAGCGGCCCGGTGCCGGTGACGGTGGTGGCCGCCACGACCCAGGATGTGCCGGTCTACGCCAGCGCGCTGGGGACGGTCACCGCGCTCAATACGGTCACGGTCAGCCCGCAGGTCGGCGGCCAGCTGATGAGCCTGAACTTCAAGGAAGGCCAGGAAGTGAAGAAGGGCGACCTGCTGGCGCAGATCGACCCGCGCACGCTGCAGGCCAGCTACGACCAAGCGCTGGCGGCCAAGCGGCAGAATCAGGCGCTGCTGGCGACCTCGCGAGTGAACTACCAGCGCTCCAACGATCCGGCCTACAAGCAGTACGTCTCGCGAACGGACCTGGATACCCAGCGCAATCAGGTGTCGCAGTATGAGGCGGCGGTATCGGCCAACGATGCGCAGATGCGCTCGGCGCAGGTGCAGTTGCAGTTCACCCGCGTCACCGCGCCCATCGACGGCATCGCCGGTATCCGTGGCGTGGACGCGGGCAATATCGTCAGCAGCACCTCCACCATCGTCACCTTGACCCAGATCCGCCCGATCTACGTATCCTTCAACCTGCCCGAGCGCGAATTGCAGGCAGTGCGCAGCGGTCAGGCCGCCGCACCGCTGGGCGTGGCGGCGCTGGATCGCGGCGATGCGCATGTCATCAGCGGTGACGGCAAGCTGGACGTGATCGACAACCGCATCGCTGCCGACAGCGGCACCTTCGGCGCGCGCGCGATCTTCGACAATGCCGACAACACGCTGTGGCCAGGCCAGTTCGTCAACGTGCGCCTGCAACTGCGCACCATCTCCGACGGCACCGTGGTGCCGACCCAGGCCGTGCAGCGCGGCCCGGATGGCGATTACGTCTATGTGGTCGGCACCGACAACACCGCGCAGATGCGCACCGTGGTGCAGGGCGTGGAAGTGGACGACAGCCGTGTGCAGATCACCAAGGGGCTCAAGCCCGGCGAGCGCGTGGTGACCGAAGGCCAGTTCCGCTTGAAGCCGGGCAGCAAGGTCAGCGCGCTCAAGCCAGGGGAGACCCCGCCGGAGCCGACCGAGGCCGAACTCAAGGCCGCGCAGAACAAGCAGGAACGTGGCGGTGGTGGCCGACGCGACGGCGGCCCGCGCTAA
- a CDS encoding efflux RND transporter permease subunit, whose translation MGFSTIFIRRPIATSLLMAGVLLLGILGYRQLPVSALPEIDAPSLVVTTQYPGANATTMASLVTTPLERQFGQISGLQMMTSDSSAGLSTIILQFSMKRDIDIASQDVQAAIRQATLPSSLPYQPVYNRVNPADAAILTLKLTSDSLPLREVNRYADAILAQRLSQVPGVGLVSIAGNVRPAVRIQVNPAQLSNMGLTMESLRSALTQTNVSAPKGSLNGKTQSYSIGTNDQLTDAAQYRETIISYSNDRPVRLADVANVVDGVENDQLAAWADGKPAVLLEIRRQPGANIVQTVEQIRSILPQLQSVLPADVHLEVFSDRTETIRASVREVKLTLVLTIALVVAVIFVFLRRLWATIIPSVAVPLSLAGTFGVMAFAGMSLDNLSLMALVVATGFVVDDAIVMIENIVRYIEQGKSGPEAAEIGAKQIGFTVLSLTVSLVAVFLPLLLMPGVTGRLFHEFAWVLSIAVVISMLVSLTLTPMMCAYLLKPDALPDGEDAHERAAAAGKTNLWTRTVGAYERSLDWVLAHQPLTLAVAIGAVALTVVLYVAIPKGLLPEQDTGLITGVVQADQNVAFPQMEQRTQAVAAALGKDPAVTGVAAFIGAGTMNPTINQGQLSIVLKTRGDRDGLDEVLPRLQKAVAGIPGVALFLKPVQDVTLDTRVAATEYQYSISDVDSTELAAWAGRMTEAMRKLPELADVDNNLANQGRALELTIDRDKAGTLGVPMQTIDDTLYDAFGQRQISTIFTELNQYRVVLEVAPEFRSSTSLMNQLAVASNGSGALTGTNATSFGQVTSSNSSTATGVGAQNTGIVVGAGSIIPLAALAEAKVTNTPLVVSHQQQLPAVTISFNLAPGHSLSQAVAAIEKAREDLKIPTQVHAQFVGKAAEFTGSQTDIVWLLLASIVVIYIVLGVLYESYIHPLTIISTLPPAGVGALLALMMCGLSLSVDGIVGIVLLIGIVKKNAIMMIDFAIDARREGANAHDAIRRACLLRFRPIMMTTAAAMLGALPLALGTGIGSELRRPLGIAIVGGLLLSQLVTLYTTPVIYLYMERAGERLRAWRERHAVAAAHGRAEGRA comes from the coding sequence GTGGGCTTTTCGACCATCTTCATCCGCCGCCCGATCGCCACCTCGTTGTTGATGGCCGGCGTCCTGCTGCTGGGCATCCTGGGCTACCGGCAGCTGCCGGTCTCGGCGTTGCCGGAAATCGACGCCCCCAGCCTGGTCGTCACCACGCAATATCCCGGTGCCAACGCGACCACCATGGCCTCGCTGGTGACCACGCCGCTGGAGCGCCAGTTCGGGCAGATCTCCGGGCTGCAGATGATGACCTCCGACTCGTCGGCGGGCCTGTCCACGATCATTCTGCAGTTCTCGATGAAGCGCGATATCGACATCGCCTCGCAGGATGTGCAGGCGGCGATCCGCCAAGCCACACTGCCCTCGTCGCTGCCGTATCAACCGGTCTATAACCGGGTCAATCCGGCCGATGCGGCGATCCTCACGCTCAAGCTCACCTCCGATTCGCTGCCGCTGCGCGAGGTCAACCGCTACGCGGATGCGATCCTGGCCCAGCGCCTGTCACAGGTGCCGGGCGTGGGCCTGGTATCGATCGCCGGCAATGTGCGCCCGGCCGTGCGCATCCAGGTCAATCCGGCGCAGCTGTCGAACATGGGCCTGACCATGGAGTCGCTGCGCAGCGCGCTGACCCAGACCAATGTCTCGGCGCCCAAGGGCTCGCTCAACGGCAAGACCCAGTCCTACAGCATCGGCACCAACGACCAGCTCACCGACGCGGCGCAGTACCGCGAGACCATCATCAGCTACAGCAATGACCGCCCGGTGCGCCTGGCCGATGTGGCCAACGTGGTCGATGGAGTGGAAAACGACCAGCTCGCCGCGTGGGCCGACGGCAAGCCGGCGGTGCTGCTGGAAATCCGTCGCCAGCCCGGCGCCAATATCGTGCAGACGGTGGAGCAGATCCGCAGCATCCTGCCGCAGCTGCAGTCGGTGTTGCCGGCCGACGTGCATCTGGAAGTGTTCTCCGACCGCACTGAAACCATTCGCGCTTCGGTGCGTGAAGTGAAGTTAACCTTGGTGCTGACCATCGCGCTGGTGGTGGCGGTGATCTTCGTGTTCCTGCGCCGGCTTTGGGCCACCATCATTCCGTCGGTGGCGGTGCCGCTATCGCTGGCCGGTACTTTCGGGGTGATGGCGTTTGCGGGCATGTCTCTCGACAACCTGTCGTTGATGGCGCTGGTGGTGGCGACCGGATTCGTGGTCGACGATGCAATCGTGATGATCGAAAACATTGTGCGTTACATCGAACAGGGCAAGAGCGGTCCGGAAGCGGCCGAAATAGGCGCCAAGCAGATCGGCTTCACCGTGTTGTCGCTGACCGTGTCGCTGGTGGCGGTGTTTCTGCCTCTGTTGCTGATGCCGGGCGTCACCGGGCGGCTGTTCCATGAGTTTGCGTGGGTGCTGTCGATTGCGGTGGTGATCTCGATGCTGGTGTCGCTGACGCTGACGCCGATGATGTGTGCGTACCTGCTCAAGCCCGATGCACTGCCCGACGGCGAAGACGCGCACGAGCGCGCGGCGGCCGCCGGCAAGACCAATCTGTGGACGCGCACTGTCGGCGCCTACGAGCGCAGCCTGGACTGGGTGCTTGCACACCAACCGTTGACCCTGGCGGTAGCGATAGGCGCAGTGGCGTTGACCGTGGTGCTGTATGTGGCGATCCCTAAGGGCTTGCTGCCCGAGCAGGACACCGGCCTGATCACCGGCGTGGTTCAGGCCGATCAGAACGTAGCGTTTCCGCAGATGGAGCAGCGCACCCAGGCGGTGGCCGCTGCATTAGGTAAGGATCCGGCGGTGACCGGCGTGGCGGCCTTCATCGGTGCCGGCACGATGAACCCGACCATCAACCAAGGGCAGTTGTCGATCGTGTTGAAGACGCGCGGCGACCGCGATGGCCTGGATGAGGTGCTGCCGCGCCTGCAAAAAGCCGTTGCCGGGATCCCGGGCGTGGCGTTGTTCCTCAAGCCGGTGCAGGACGTCACCCTGGACACGCGCGTGGCCGCCACCGAATACCAGTATTCGATCTCGGATGTGGACAGCACCGAGCTGGCTGCCTGGGCCGGACGCATGACCGAAGCGATGCGCAAGCTGCCGGAACTGGCCGATGTGGACAACAACCTGGCCAACCAGGGCCGTGCGCTGGAGCTGACCATCGATCGCGACAAGGCCGGCACGCTCGGCGTGCCGATGCAGACCATCGACGACACCTTGTACGACGCCTTCGGTCAACGCCAGATCTCCACCATCTTCACCGAGCTCAATCAATATCGCGTCGTGCTGGAAGTGGCGCCGGAATTCCGCAGCAGTACCTCGCTGATGAACCAACTCGCCGTGGCCAGCAACGGCAGCGGCGCGTTGACCGGCACCAATGCGACCAGCTTCGGCCAGGTGACTTCGTCCAACTCGTCCACCGCCACCGGCGTGGGCGCCCAGAACACCGGCATCGTGGTCGGCGCCGGCAGTATCATTCCGCTGGCCGCATTGGCAGAAGCCAAGGTCACCAATACCCCGTTGGTGGTAAGCCATCAGCAGCAGCTGCCGGCGGTCACCATCTCGTTCAATCTGGCGCCGGGACACTCGTTGTCGCAGGCGGTGGCGGCGATCGAAAAGGCGCGCGAAGACCTCAAGATCCCGACCCAGGTGCATGCGCAGTTCGTCGGCAAGGCCGCTGAATTTACCGGCAGCCAGACCGATATCGTGTGGCTGTTGCTGGCCTCGATCGTGGTGATCTACATCGTGCTGGGCGTGCTCTACGAGAGCTACATCCACCCGCTGACGATCATCTCCACGCTGCCGCCGGCCGGCGTCGGTGCATTGCTCGCGCTGATGATGTGCGGGCTGAGTCTGTCGGTGGACGGTATCGTCGGCATCGTGCTGCTGATCGGCATCGTCAAGAAGAACGCGATCATGATGATCGACTTCGCCATCGACGCACGCCGCGAAGGCGCCAACGCGCACGACGCGATCCGTCGCGCCTGCCTGCTGCGCTTC